A region from the Lolium perenne isolate Kyuss_39 chromosome 4, Kyuss_2.0, whole genome shotgun sequence genome encodes:
- the LOC139839176 gene encoding uncharacterized protein — MGGASSSTENFEPVFREKNDGKRTTEVHQFRAHGDTTIQAVYTNEMSTVESILDIYLEWLKEERYRFVGLDLEYDFRQEKLWCQDNIYPLRQFLKNKDVTFVGYGNRAGMATMASELIHPKYAGMKEKFVTDYDKFEGHNYWEWKPLSDMNLEYASIDGYVAYELSRIVTIVN, encoded by the exons ATGGGAGGGGCATCATCATCCACCGAGAACTTCGAGCCGGTCTTCCGAGAGAAGAACGATGGCAAGCGGACCACGGAGGTTCACCAGTTCCGTGCGCATGGGGACACTACGATCCAGGCTGTGTACACGAATGAGATGAGCACCGTCGAAAGCATCCTCGACATATACCTGGAGTGGCTCAAGGAAGAGAGGTACCGGTTTGTCGGCCTCGACCTTGAGTACGACTTCCGACAGGAAAAATTGTG GTGCCAGGACAATATATACCCGCTAAGGCAATTTCTGAAGAATAAGGATGTCACATTTGTAG GTTATGGTAATAGGGCTGGCATGGCTACTATGGCTTCCGAGCTCATCCACCCCAAGTACGCCGGCATGAAGGAGAAGTTTGTGACGGACTACGATAAATTCGAAGGCCATAATTACTGGGAATGGAAGCCTCTATCCGATATGAACCTGGAGTACGCTTCCATTGATGGTTATGTTGCCTATGAACTCTCCCGCATTGTGACTATAGTGAACTAG